In Prosthecobacter sp., the genomic window CCGGGGCCACTCCGATGATGCCCGCGCCGAGCACTCCGATAGCCATGGTGGCACCGGCAGATGACGCTGGCGAGCCGGTCCTGTTGGTCGAGCATCATGAGGGCGAGGTGTTTCATCCACCGGCGCTCACGCACATTGAAGTGGGGCCGCCGCCCAACAAGTTCGTGCAGATGTGGCGTAAGGCGGGCGGCAGCGCGCTGATGATGAGCATCCTGGTGCATGCCGGGCTCGGCGTGCTGGCCTTGTTCATCGTGTTCAGCACCGGGGTGATGGACAAGCAGGTGGACTTCCTGCCTGGTGGCGGCACGCAGCAGGGGGCGAAGGCCAGCGCGGACTTGCAGCACAAGGTGCAGCAGAAGAAGCGCAGTTCGATCAACAAGACGATGCCGATGAAGAAGCTAGTGAGCACGAGCATGAACTCGGCGATCACCCTGCCGGAGGCGCCGCCGGACGCGTTGGACATGCCGGACGTGAGCGCGATGATGGGCGGAGGAGCGCTGGGAGCGAGCGGTGGATTTGGCACGGGCGGAGCGGGTGGTGGTTTTGGCAAAGGGATGGGGATGGGCGGAGCAGCGGGCTTTGTGACGCTGCCGCCGTCGATGCGGGCGCGTTGTTCGACGCAGGAGCGGTTGGAGAAGCTGCGGCAGAACGGCGGCACGCCGGAGTGCGAGGCTGCGGTGAGCGCGTCGCTGGAATGGCTCAAGGGCAAGCAGAACCCCGACGGCTCCTGGGGCCGGGGCAACAAGGCCGCCATGACCGGTCTGGCCTTGCTGTGCTACTTGGGCCGCTGCGAGACACCGGAATCACCGTTCTACGGCGACAACGTGATGAAGGGCATCGTGTACCTCATCGAGCTGAGCAAAAAGAACCCCCACGGCATCTTCTCCGATGGTTGGAAGGGCGAGGCAGCAGGTGGCAAAGGCGGTGCAGGCACTTATGAGCACGGCATCGCGACCTACGCCCTCGGCGAAATGTACACCTTGGCCCGTCTCGGCTCCAAATCCCTGCCCGGCATGCGTGAGGCCTTTGAAAAAGGCGTCAAGATCATCATCGAGAACCAATCCGCCAGAGGCGGCTGGGGCTATGGCGGCAAGGACCAGATCGTCTATAACAAGAACGCCAACGACCTCTCCGTCGTCGGCTGGCAGTTCCAGGCGCTCAAGGCCGCCAAAAACACCAGCCTCAAGATCGACGGACTGCATGCCTGCATCGGCAAGATGACCGATTACCTCGAATCCATGCAGACCAAGGACGGCGGCTTCGGTGGTGCCAACCGCGACGCCCACTACAACCAGTGGTCCCTCTCCGGCGTCGGCATCCTCGGCTTGCAGACCATGGCCAAGGGCAAGACCACGCCGATCAAGAAGGGCATGAAGTTTCTCACCGAGTTCCTCACCGCCGAGCCGCTGGACTGGAACAAGAACTGCAATCTCTACTGCTGGTACTACTACACCCAGGCCTATTTCCAACAGGGCGGCGAGGACTGGAAGTTCTACAACCAGCAGTTCCTCCCCCAGATCCTCAGCGCCCAGCAGTCCGACGGTTCCTTCAAGCGCGGCCGTCCGAACTGGCCCGCCGGTGACGCCGCCGATGACATCTACCGCCAGTGCCTCTGCACGCTTCAGCTCGAAGTGTACTACCGCTACCTCAAGGTCGGTGACCGCGAGGAAAGCTCGTTCTTCGACAAGTAGAAGGGTCCAGGTTAAAACGAGCCTGCATGCCGTTGCGGCTGATCTCATTCGGCCATGGCTCCCATGGGAAACCCGGCTGCTTGCGTTCTGCGCGATTTGAGGGCATTAAAGCCGCTGACATAGCCGAACAAAAGTCGCGTGCCTAACTCAGTTCGTGTGCCGGAGACTGGGTGAAATATCCTGAACCAAAATCTCCCGAACGGTTGCTGAGGACGAATGCTGGATGGTGGTGGGACCGTGCATTGGCGCGTTCGGAGGGTAAGAGGCAAGTCGCTCACTGCGACCGCTGCCACGAGAAGCTTGTTTGGGCGCTTTTACTTTTTTGTTCGGTTGGCACTGGCATAGTGCCCGCTGTGGGTTGTTCTATGAAGGAGGTGCAGGAGATCGCGAACAAGATGGATGAGCTGATCGTGATGCTGCGAAGGTGAGGATGCCTAGGCTGCTCATTTCGTCACGCCCACCTGCCGCAACCACTCTTCGAGGTTGTAGTAGTTGGTGACACGTTTGACGAGACCGTCACGCAGCTCGAAAAACGCTCCCACACGCAAACGATAGCGCTGACCGTTCGCAGGGGGCAATCCCTCATCGGTGGCAAGATATTCGCCCTCGATGAAGAACTCCGCCGCGCCGCGCGTGCCGTCTTCGTCCGCGAAAACCACGAGATCACACACCTGCTCGCGGTAACTGCGGTCCATGCGCGCCAGGAAGGCCCGGAAGGCCGTCTTTCCCGTTTCCGTCCCACCTTGATTGATGTCATGCACGACATCTTCCGCCAGCAGCGCGAGAAACGCAGTGCGGTCGCCGGAATTGAAGACGGTGTAGTAGTTTCGAATGAGTGTGGCGGCCTGCTGCTGCGGTGTGGACATGGCGCGCAGCATGAATTCAGCCGTGCCTGCGTCAATTCAGAAAAGCAGGGGGAAATCCACGGTTGCGATGCGGGCGCAGGCAGCTAAACATCGCCGTCTATGTTTTCCCCCAGCATGGCGCGGCTTCGCTCCCGCGCGTCGATCCTTGGCATCTGTTTGACCCTCGCCACCAGCACCAGCGCCCTGCAGGCGCAGTCCGCCGTGCTCGTGGTCGATGCCTTCAACAAAAAAGTGCATGTCGCCGGCAATGCGCAGTCAAAACGCCCTGTCGGCGGCCTGGCCAAGATCGCCACCGCCATGGTGACGCTCGACTGGGCGGAGGCCTCCAAGGTGGGCGTGGGCGTGCTGGCCACCGTGCCCGCCTATGCCTTCCAAATCTCCGACGCAGGCACCATCGGCCTGCAACCGGGAGATCAGGCCACGCTGCGCGATCTCATCTACGCCACCATGATGAGCAGCGACAACATCGCCGCCATCACCCTGAGTGACTTCGTCGGGCGTGATCATCTGGCGCGACTCGGCCGCAGCGGCCATCCGATGGAAGAATTCGTCCGGCAGATGAACCAGCTCGCCAGCCGCGAAGGCGCGCGCGGCACACGCTTCACCAATCCGCATGGCCTCGAAAACTCACGCCCCCTGCCCTATTCGACCGCAGCAGACATCGGACGCCTCGCGATCTACGCTGTTTCTCGTCCCGCGATGCGCTTTTACACGAATCAAGACAGCCGCAGTATCACCATCTACCGCGCCGGGCAGCAGATCAGCGTGTCTTTGAAAAACACCAATCAACTCCTCGGCGTGGACCGCATTGATGGCGTCAAAACCGGCAACACCGAGCGTTCCGGCGGCTGCGTGGTCATTTCTGCGGAGAAGCCTTCCAGCGTGCAGGTGCAGGCGGACAACACCAGCCTCATCTACCGCCACCGCATGGTCGTCGTGGTGCTCGGTTCGGCCAGCCCCTTTGCCGAGGCGCGCACGCTGCTGCACCAAGGCTGGGCGGCTTACGACCGATGGCTCGCCGCAGGCCGCCCCATCACAGACAAACGGCAGATGCTCGACCAATTTTAGAGATCTGCTGGCATCGTTTCTGCACCCTTCAGCCACACACCTCTTTCCAACCACACACTCATGCGAATCGGAATCTTGAACAGCGGCGGGGATTGCCCCGGACTCAATGCGGTCATTCACGGCGTCGTCGGCGCGGCCCACACCCACGGCTGGGAGGTCGTCGGCTTTCGTGATGGCTTTGAAGGCCTGCTGCCGCCCGGAGATTACATGATGCTCACGCCTGAAAAAACCGTCGGCATCATGAAGCTCGGCGGCACCATTCTGGGCACCACGAACAAAGGCCACTTCGTGGCGAAAGTCGGCGAGGGCAACGTCTCCCAGGTGCCGGTCGAAATCGTTGAGAAGGCCAAAAGCACGTTGCGCCATCTCGAAGTGGGAGCTCTCATCGTCGTCGGTGGAGACGGCAGCCTCACCACCGGCCTGCAACTTTTCCAGATGGGCATTCCCGTCATCGGCGTGCCGAAGACCATCGACAATGACATCCAGGCCACCGCCACCTCCTTCGGTTTTGACTCTGCCGTGGCCGCCGTTGTCGATGCCCTGGACCGCCTGCACACCACGGCGGAAAGCCACAAGCGTGTGATTGTGCTCGAAGTCATGGGCCGTCATGCCGGATGGATCGCGCTTTACGGCGGCATGGCTGGCGGGGCGGACGTCATTCTTCTGCCGGAGATTCCCTTCAATTTCGATCACGTTGCCAAAGCCATCCGCAAGCGTGATGCCGCAGGCCACCACAGCACGCTCGTCGTCGTGGCCGAGGGTGCGCGCATGGAAACCGGCGAGCTGCTCACCAAGGAGCGCGTGGGCGTCAAGGGCGAGGACCGCCTCGGCGGCATGGGGGACTATGTGGCCAAGCACATCGAAATAGCCACTGGCAAGGAAACCCGCGCCTGCACGCTGGGGCATCTGCAACGCGGTGGCGCCCCCACCGCGCTCGACCGCATCCTCGGCGTGCGTTTTGGCGCCAAGGCGGTCGAACTCATCGAACAAGGCTGTTTCGGACGCATGGTCAGCTACCAGCAGTATCAAGTGGGCGACGTGCCCATCGAGGAGGCCGTGCATCAGCTCCGTCTCGTCAACAAGGACAGCGAAATCGTCAATGCTGCCCGAGCCATCGGCATCTCCTTCGGAGACATGTGATGGCAGGAGCAGCGCAGATGAAGCAAGGCGGGATCAACCCAGCGCCGCAAGGCGTTTCGCCAGCGCGTCTTTCGACTGCACGCCCACGACCGTGTCCTTGGCCTTGCCATCCTTGAAAAACACGAGCATCGGAATGGAGCGCACGTTGAATTGTGCGGCCAGGTTTGGCGCTTCATCCACGTTCACCTTGCCGATCTTCACCTTCCCGGCCTGATCCTTCGCCAAATCGTCGAGGATCGGCCCCAGCATGCGGCACGGCCCGCACCACTCAGCCCAGAAGTCCACGATGACCGGCACGGTGGAACTGGAGATTTCGGATTCAAAATTCGCTTCGGTGAGGGTGAGAACTGCTTCGCTGGCCATGGTGAGGTGGAGTGGGTTTGAAGATGGGTTACGAATGCACGCTGGCATTGGCGGCAGGCGAATCAATCAAAGTTTTTCACCAAACTCCCTCTGCTTTCGCCAAAAAATGGCATCCAAAACGAATGTGACGACATTCCCAGCAGATCGACTGACTTCAGTGATTCAGACAATTCACAAGCCCGGCGCGCTTGTTGCCAGAATTCGAGGACGAATGTGAAAAACTCTTTCTTGCCGTCGCAAGTGCCCCCGTGCTGAATGAGAACGCATGAAACAAAGCCATGACTCCTCGGGCCTGACGGGCCGGCAGTTGAAGCGTTTGTTGCATCAGCTCTGCGAACGCGCGCAGGATGATGTGCTGAGGATTTCATCGCAGGAAGAAACAGCCACGCACCAACTGCGGGTGCGCATGAAAAAGATGCAGGCGCTGCTCCGGCTCGCACGCGAAGGCATCGAGGAACACACCCTGCAGGCGATGCGCCTGCACATTCGCACGGTTAAAAACGCCTGTGCCTGCAATCGTGACCGCGTGGTGCAGCACAAGCTCATCGACAAACTCGCTCATCGCTTCCATCTGGCGCCCAAAAACCGTCCGCATCTCGTGGGCATGCCGCAGGCAAAACCGCCGGCCTCATCTCTGCGCCATCAACTGCATGCGCTGGGGCAGCTCATTGACAACACCTGCATCGAATCGCTCTCAGCAGAGCAGCTTCTTGGGGAGCATGCCCGGTGCTATCGCAAAGGCCGCCGCCTGATGAAACAGGCTTGTGAAACCACGGACAATCGCATTCTGCACCGCTGGCGGCATCGCGTGAAGGACCTGTATTTTCAAACCCTGGCGCTGCCGCAGCTTCCCGGATCGGCACGACGCATCAAACGGGCAAAGCGTCTCGGTCATCTGCTCGGGCGCGATCAGGATCTCGCCAATCTCGCGCGCGAGCCCGCCTTTTCCATGCGCCGCAGCCCTTGGATGCAGGTGATCAACGAACACCGCGGCTGTCTGCGCGAGCGCTTCCTCGTCCTCGGCCACAAACTCTACGCGCCTCACAGCTCGCGCTTCAGCGGGAGAATCATGAGCCGCGCCTGATTCACAGTCCTGCCATACGCTGCGCATCCTGCACGAGCCGGATGAAACGTGCACGTCCACCGCTGGTGTCAGCACCTTTGGCCTGTTTCGCGAGTTCCAGCACAAGATCATGATTCAGGCCGCCCAATTGATCCGCGCCGCGCAGCAACAGGCCGAAACCGACCACGGAGGTCTCAAACACGAAGTCTTCACGTGCGTTCTGGAGTGAGTAACCACGGTCAATGACCTGCAGTTTGCTGCTGTCGAACGGTCCGACGGTCTGCGAGGTAAAGCGTGCGTTGGGCAGCGTGACGGTGGCGATCTGCCGGCCGCCGTCACGGGCGATTTCGCCGCTGCCATTCGGCTGGAACTCATACCACAGCACGTGTGTGCCGGCGCTGCGCAATTCGGCCGCAACCAGATGCCGCTCACACAATAGGCGGAACTGCTTCACATTCGCCTGATCAAAGGTGACTTGGAGCGGGAAACTGGCGTCGGAGGCGAGGACTGCGGGCTGATCGGCCGGCACCTGGATCACAACGCGCAGCAGACGATTCGCAGGATTCCACGGACAGGCGGCCACTTCGGCCTTCCATGAATGGATAAACAAATCCGTCACACGCATCGGCTTGGCTTCGGTCTTCGCATTCGCAGGCTGTGGCGAGGCAAACACCTGTCCTTGTGGCTTGGATGGCGCAGGCTTGATCTGTGCAGGCTGCAGGTTGAACTGATCGGAGGTCTGTTTCGTCGTGCTGGCAAATGCACCGCGCCCGGCAGGCATGGTGAAGCCCAGATTTGGTGTCACAACCGCCGCAGTGGTTGGAGGCGTGACCGCAGGAATCGTTTTGACAACCACCACCTCCTTCGCGGCTGGGATGGGTGCTGGAGTGATGTTGTCCGCGACTTTCTGTGGCATCGGCTCGGTCGCGGGTTGCATGACCGGTTTGACGGCCACGATTGGCGCAGGAACCGCCTTTTCAGGAGCTGTCTGCGGATTGGCGGCATTTTCGACCGGTGGCTTTGCCTTGGGAGGTGTGGCAACGATCTGCGCCGCATCCTTCACCACCGGACTGAACGACCATCCCGCGAAGAAGGCCGCGCCCGTCAGGGTAATGACGGCGGCCGCCTTCAGCAGTGTGCCCATCACCGGCCAGAAGGCCTGATGCGGACGTCCTGCAGGCTTGCGCGGCAGCATCGGCTGAATCCGACGCGGCAGATTGGCCGGATGCAGCACGGCGTGGCGCTGTTCATGAGTGAGACGTGACTGCGGAATGGGCGCCCCATGACGTAACGCATCGGTCACGGCCTCGATCTGCTCCAACTGGTGCGCGGCGGCGGGCGTAGTGGCCAGCATTTCGTGCAGCGCGTGCGCCTCCTCGGCGTTCAGTTCTCCGAGCGCGTAAGCGGTAAAGTGGGGATTGTCCTGCGGGTTCATGAATGGGTGGGGGAATATTCTTCGCTTAGGTCAGTGCTCATCAGTTCGCGCAGTTTCTTGATCGCGTGATGCATGATGAAGCCGACATTGCCGACGCTGAGTCCGGTGATGCCAGCGATCTCCTGGTAGGAGCAATCGTGAAGGAACTTGAGCCGCACGACTTCGCGTTGGTTGGGCCGCAGCCGGTCCACGCAATGCCAGATGTGCGCATAAAGCTCGTGCATGCCGGCGCTTTGGGCGGGGTCGGGCTCGTGATCCGTTGCCGCGGCGATGACATCCTCGTTGCCGAGGTCCAGCCGCTGCTCCTTGCGCAGGATGTCAAAGGCACGATTTCGGCAGACGGTGAACAGCCAGGACTTGAGGTTCTCACGGACACGCTCCGGCTCGGTGAGGTAGAGCCGCAGCATGGCATCCTGCACGACATCGCGCGCACGCTCGATGTCTCCACCGAGGATGCCGGCTGTGTAGGCGATAAGTGTGCTTTCATGCTGGTCCAGTGCTCGCCTGACCAGCACGGAGGCTTCATCCTGGACGTGTTGGGCGGGCATGCGTTGATTCAGGGTTGGAACGGGCAGGCACGGGGAAAAATTAGGCGGCGGGCAAAGTTGCCGCCAATTTCCGTCTTGGAAACCGCAATTTGCGCCCACCCGAGCTGTCAGACTGGGTCTGAGACAGTCAACGGTCATGGATCAAGAATGAACAGGCCGCAACGCCTGACCTCGAAACTACTTTGGGATCCGGCGTCGAGTTCTTGAGCCCTTTTATGGCACAATCTCCACCGGAGTGCCGACGTGGACCTGCTGATAAAACTTCTCGGCCATGTGGCCGGGAAGGCGAATGCAGCCGTGGGAAGCGGCGTAGCCTGGGAGGTGGCCCTGATGCATGCCGACACCGCCATAGACACGCATGAAGTAAAACATCTTCGCGCCCTCGAAGCGCGTGCCGGGCGGGCGAGGATCCTTGCGGTTGTCGATGTTCTGCATGATGACGTTGCCCTCGAAGTCCTCATAGTCGCCGTAGATGGAGGATTTGTGGTCGATGTCCTTGTCGAGAATGCGGTAGCTGCCGGGTTTGGTGTCGTAGCCTTCGGTGCCGGAGGAAATGGGCGAACCACCGGCGAGTTCGCCGCCTTTGAACAGATAGACCATCTGCTCGCCGAGATTGATGACAACGCTGGGCCTGCCGCTCATGTCATCAGCATACCAGAAGGAGCCATCATTAGCCCCACCACGGAAAAAACCAGAGACATGCCCCCACATGAAGCGTGAGGCACGCGGGATGTCACTGGTGACGAACTTACGGCCATAGCGGAAAGCGTTGTTGCCCGTGTTCTGGACGGTGGTGCAACTGACAAGGCTCAGCACGAGGAGTGGAAGCAGGCAGCGTGGCGTCATGCGTAGGAAGCCGTGCGCTAAAACAGCCAAATGACAAATGCAAAATCAAGGCCAGATGAAAGCCGTGGCCTGCCGCATCACGGTTTGACGAGGAAGAAAGCCCGGAAGGCATCCAGCAGCGGCTGGGTGGTGACCTCAAGGCCGGTGGACTCGTCGATCCACTGCGACTGTGGATTGAGCAGGTAGTTTTGATAGGCGGCAGAAGCAGGGTCGGCATCGCCACTCCACAGACGGAGGCGTGAGCCGCTGGTGTGTGTCTGCACGCCAGGAGCCTGCGGGGTGGCGAGGCCGGTGCCGAGAAGTTGTGTGCCCGCAGTCTGCGGCAGCGCAAGCGGGGCGGTGCGGACCTCGCCAAGGAAGGTGAGCGTGGCCGGAGTGCTGCGAATCTGCACGAACATGCCTTCCTGCGGAGGGATGACGCGGGTGGAGACATCGGCAAGCGTGGAGCCGCCATCGACCACCCACTGCGGCGCAGCGGTGGCGGATTGCAGCCAGACAACCTGGAAGCGACCTGCAGTGGCATCGAAGAACATGACGCGGTCCGCTTCTTCCGCCGCAGACGCAGGCTGGAGGACATCCGCAGGCAGCAGCGCTCCGAGCGTCCAATGCGGACGGATGCGGAGGCGTGCGCCGGTCATGGTGGTCTCGGCGACGGTGGTGAGCGTGATCGTGCTGCCAGTGGAGGCGGTGGTGTCGATGTCAAAGCTGCGTCCGGCCAGAGCGCCGTCGAGCACCTCAGCGTAGTAGCTCACGCCATTCTGCAAGTGAGTGCGGATGTCGATGCCGTTTGTGTTGAGCACGGCGATGCGACCACTGATGGAGCTGACTTTGCCGGTGTAAATGGCGGGCTGCAGCAACGGCATGGAAAGCGTCTGGCGACCGGCCTGGAACAGCCTCTGTGACCAGCCTTGTGCCCCCGTCACGGCACTGGCCTCAGATGTGCCGTCGAGGTCGGCATCAAGCGTGACTTTGAGGCGCAGGAAGGTGGTGGTGACATTGGCGAAGCGCAGTGTTTCGGTCTGATCTGCGTTAGCTTTGGCAGCAGGCGTGATGGTGAGCGCCGTCCACACGACGAGATCATTGCTGCCTTCGAGGATGTAGCGCAGATCGCGATGCTCGCCCGCAGGACGCGTGAGCAGCCCGTCGATGGCACCGGTGACCGTGTTGTGTTCCAGAAGGAAGCGTGAAACACCGAGGCCATTGTCAGCTGCGGAGCCGAGCGCGTATTCCATCAGGTTCGTCAGACCGTCCGTATCAGGATCATCATTCGGGTTGTTGAGGCCGCCCAGATTGTGCTGCGACTGCCAGGCGGTGAAGGTGGACGGAGATGCGGACTCCGCATCATTGCCGGCAAGATTGCGCTGCACGTGCGCAGCGTTTGGCTGTCCGGCGAGCACTTCGAAGCCGAAGTCGATCGTCATGATGCCGGAGGCGTCCGCCGCATCGTCCAAAAAGGCTTCGTAGCCGTTTTCACCCGCACTGGAGGTCGGGCTGCTGTTCACCGGCATGCTGCCATAGGCAAGGTTGATGAGACCGGAGGAGATGCCGTTGGCCGCAGGTGAGATGTCATCCACGCCATTTTCATCAAAGCGGTCATCCTTGCCGCTGTCGGCGGTGGTGGTGAGAAGAACGTTGCCGGTGCCGGTCACGGTGGTCATGCCATTGAGCGGCGCACCGGTGGCGAACATGGTGGCAGGAATATGCACATAATAGGCCGCCGCTGAGGGGGCGTAGAGCAGATAGGTGCCGTTGGATGCCGTGACCGCCTCCGAAACCGGTGTGTCGGTGACTGCCTGCGCCTGCTGGAACAGACGCACCGTCACATCCGGCACCGGCAGATCAATGCCGGATTCATAGGTGCCGTTGGCGTTGACATCACGGAAGACCAAATTGCCGACCATGAGGGCTTTCGGCT contains:
- the trxA gene encoding thioredoxin — translated: MASEAVLTLTEANFESEISSSTVPVIVDFWAEWCGPCRMLGPILDDLAKDQAGKVKIGKVNVDEAPNLAAQFNVRSIPMLVFFKDGKAKDTVVGVQSKDALAKRLAALG
- a CDS encoding ATP-dependent 6-phosphofructokinase, whose protein sequence is MRIGILNSGGDCPGLNAVIHGVVGAAHTHGWEVVGFRDGFEGLLPPGDYMMLTPEKTVGIMKLGGTILGTTNKGHFVAKVGEGNVSQVPVEIVEKAKSTLRHLEVGALIVVGGDGSLTTGLQLFQMGIPVIGVPKTIDNDIQATATSFGFDSAVAAVVDALDRLHTTAESHKRVIVLEVMGRHAGWIALYGGMAGGADVILLPEIPFNFDHVAKAIRKRDAAGHHSTLVVVAEGARMETGELLTKERVGVKGEDRLGGMGDYVAKHIEIATGKETRACTLGHLQRGGAPTALDRILGVRFGAKAVELIEQGCFGRMVSYQQYQVGDVPIEEAVHQLRLVNKDSEIVNAARAIGISFGDM
- a CDS encoding serine hydrolase, whose product is MFSPSMARLRSRASILGICLTLATSTSALQAQSAVLVVDAFNKKVHVAGNAQSKRPVGGLAKIATAMVTLDWAEASKVGVGVLATVPAYAFQISDAGTIGLQPGDQATLRDLIYATMMSSDNIAAITLSDFVGRDHLARLGRSGHPMEEFVRQMNQLASREGARGTRFTNPHGLENSRPLPYSTAADIGRLAIYAVSRPAMRFYTNQDSRSITIYRAGQQISVSLKNTNQLLGVDRIDGVKTGNTERSGGCVVISAEKPSSVQVQADNTSLIYRHRMVVVVLGSASPFAEARTLLHQGWAAYDRWLAAGRPITDKRQMLDQF
- a CDS encoding L,D-transpeptidase family protein, whose product is MTPRCLLPLLVLSLVSCTTVQNTGNNAFRYGRKFVTSDIPRASRFMWGHVSGFFRGGANDGSFWYADDMSGRPSVVINLGEQMVYLFKGGELAGGSPISSGTEGYDTKPGSYRILDKDIDHKSSIYGDYEDFEGNVIMQNIDNRKDPRPPGTRFEGAKMFYFMRVYGGVGMHQGHLPGYAASHGCIRLPGHMAEKFYQQVHVGTPVEIVP
- a CDS encoding ketosteroid isomerase-related protein, with the translated sequence MSTPQQQAATLIRNYYTVFNSGDRTAFLALLAEDVVHDINQGGTETGKTAFRAFLARMDRSYREQVCDLVVFADEDGTRGAAEFFIEGEYLATDEGLPPANGQRYRLRVGAFFELRDGLVKRVTNYYNLEEWLRQVGVTK
- a CDS encoding sigma-70 family RNA polymerase sigma factor yields the protein MPAQHVQDEASVLVRRALDQHESTLIAYTAGILGGDIERARDVVQDAMLRLYLTEPERVRENLKSWLFTVCRNRAFDILRKEQRLDLGNEDVIAAATDHEPDPAQSAGMHELYAHIWHCVDRLRPNQREVVRLKFLHDCSYQEIAGITGLSVGNVGFIMHHAIKKLRELMSTDLSEEYSPTHS
- a CDS encoding prenyltransferase/squalene oxidase repeat-containing protein; translated protein: MNPQQPGTPTNPPQPPQPGATQPLPPGYAPPPGYPPQMPGYPQGYPPQMPGYPQGYPPQMPGYPQGYPMPQGYPPQMPGYPPGYMPTMPMPAMMPPPAPSPSTGTVAPAVPRPASAAVPVAMPVPAAVSPSGATPMMPAPSTPIAMVAPADDAGEPVLLVEHHEGEVFHPPALTHIEVGPPPNKFVQMWRKAGGSALMMSILVHAGLGVLALFIVFSTGVMDKQVDFLPGGGTQQGAKASADLQHKVQQKKRSSINKTMPMKKLVSTSMNSAITLPEAPPDALDMPDVSAMMGGGALGASGGFGTGGAGGGFGKGMGMGGAAGFVTLPPSMRARCSTQERLEKLRQNGGTPECEAAVSASLEWLKGKQNPDGSWGRGNKAAMTGLALLCYLGRCETPESPFYGDNVMKGIVYLIELSKKNPHGIFSDGWKGEAAGGKGGAGTYEHGIATYALGEMYTLARLGSKSLPGMREAFEKGVKIIIENQSARGGWGYGGKDQIVYNKNANDLSVVGWQFQALKAAKNTSLKIDGLHACIGKMTDYLESMQTKDGGFGGANRDAHYNQWSLSGVGILGLQTMAKGKTTPIKKGMKFLTEFLTAEPLDWNKNCNLYCWYYYTQAYFQQGGEDWKFYNQQFLPQILSAQQSDGSFKRGRPNWPAGDAADDIYRQCLCTLQLEVYYRYLKVGDREESSFFDK
- a CDS encoding YfbK domain-containing protein; this encodes MNPQDNPHFTAYALGELNAEEAHALHEMLATTPAAAHQLEQIEAVTDALRHGAPIPQSRLTHEQRHAVLHPANLPRRIQPMLPRKPAGRPHQAFWPVMGTLLKAAAVITLTGAAFFAGWSFSPVVKDAAQIVATPPKAKPPVENAANPQTAPEKAVPAPIVAVKPVMQPATEPMPQKVADNITPAPIPAAKEVVVVKTIPAVTPPTTAAVVTPNLGFTMPAGRGAFASTTKQTSDQFNLQPAQIKPAPSKPQGQVFASPQPANAKTEAKPMRVTDLFIHSWKAEVAACPWNPANRLLRVVIQVPADQPAVLASDASFPLQVTFDQANVKQFRLLCERHLVAAELRSAGTHVLWYEFQPNGSGEIARDGGRQIATVTLPNARFTSQTVGPFDSSKLQVIDRGYSLQNAREDFVFETSVVGFGLLLRGADQLGGLNHDLVLELAKQAKGADTSGGRARFIRLVQDAQRMAGL
- a CDS encoding CHAD domain-containing protein, with amino-acid sequence MKQSHDSSGLTGRQLKRLLHQLCERAQDDVLRISSQEETATHQLRVRMKKMQALLRLAREGIEEHTLQAMRLHIRTVKNACACNRDRVVQHKLIDKLAHRFHLAPKNRPHLVGMPQAKPPASSLRHQLHALGQLIDNTCIESLSAEQLLGEHARCYRKGRRLMKQACETTDNRILHRWRHRVKDLYFQTLALPQLPGSARRIKRAKRLGHLLGRDQDLANLAREPAFSMRRSPWMQVINEHRGCLRERFLVLGHKLYAPHSSRFSGRIMSRA